A window of Nocardia arthritidis genomic DNA:
CGGTGTACGCCGACACCCGCCGGGTGCTCATCGAGCGGCTCGGCATCGAGCCGGGGCAGCAGCTGGCCGAACTGCATCAGCGGATCCTGCGCGGCGATCTGCCCGCACCGCATCGGGAGGTCGTCGTCGCACAGGCGCAGGCGCCGCAGCCGAGGGTGGTGGCCCGAGTGGCCCAATTGCCCGCGGACGTAGCGGATTTCACCGGCCGGTCGGATGCGGTGCATCGAATCACCCAGTGGCTGGCCAACACCGACGGCAACGCGGTACCGGTGTGTGCGATCGGCGGTATGGGCGGAGTGGGTAAGAGCGCCTTGGCCGTTCATGTCGCGCATCAGGTCCGCGAGCGTTTCCCGGACGGGCAGCTGCACGTCGACCTGCACGGTTTCGCGCCGGCCCGCAGCCGTACCCCCGGCGAGCGGTTCGGCACGCCTGCCGCGGATACGCTCGGCGACTTCCTGCGGGCGCTCGGTGTTCCGGAGGGGGAGATCGCGCCGTCGCTGCCCGAACGCGCCGCGCAGTTCCGCAGCTGCCTCGACGACAAACGGGTGCTCGTCGTCCTCGACAACGCCCGCGACGTGGACCAGGTGCGGCCGCTGATTCCGGGCACGCCTGGTTCGGCGGTGCTGATCACCAGCCGTTCGGCGATGGGTGAACTACCCGCGATGCTCGGCGTCCGGCTGGACGTGCTCAGTGCCCGCGAGGCCCGCAGCCTGCTCTCCGGAATCGTTGGGGAACACCGGGTTTCGGCGGAACCGGAGGCGGTCGACAGCGTGCTCGCGGCCTGTGGCGGCCTGCCGCTCGCGGTGCGCATCGTCGGCGCCCGGCTGGCGGCCAGACCGCGCTGGAGCATCGCCTGCCTGGCCGAGCGACTGGTGGACGAGCAGCAGCGGATCGCCGCGCTGCGCACCGGTGACCTGGCCGTCGAGGCGGCCTTCCGGCTCAGCTACGACCAGCTGGATGCGGTGCAGGCCAGGGCATTTCGGGTGCTGGCGGTGCCCGATGTCGCGGAGCTCTCGCTGGACGGCGCCGCTGCCATCCTCGGTACCGACCGTGAGCTGGCCGAGGAGCTGTGCGAATCACTCGTCGACCTGAACCTGCTGGAGACCAGCGCGCCGGGCCGCTACACCTATCACGATCTGCTGCGCCTGTTCGCCAGGGATCTACAGCCCGATCCGAGCATCAAACATCCGGCGTTCGCGCCGCTGCTGCGGCTGCTCGACTTCTATCTGGCCACCATGAGAAAGGTTCTGGTGGTGTGCAATCCGGGCACCCGGCTGCCGGAACACCTGCGCTCCACCGCGGCCGATGGCCGGGCGTTCGGCGATGCCGTCGCCGCGCAGACCTGGCTGAACGCGGAACGGCCGAATCTGGTGACGCTGTACGCGCAGGCCGCCGACGTGCAGGGCCCCGCCCTCGCCGTCGCGGCCGATATCGCTTGGGCCACCGCGGAATTGATGGACGGTGGGCCGAATTGCCAAGAGCTGTCCCGATCGCTGAACAAGCTGCTCGACGCAGCGCTGCGGGTCGGCGACCGCGAGGTGGAGTGCCGGATCCGGGTGGCGCTCGGCGTGCTGTGCACCGATTCGCTCGGCGCGG
This region includes:
- a CDS encoding AfsR/SARP family transcriptional regulator, with the protein product MLKFAVLGEVRAWRGDEELDLGSKQRRALLAALLLRSGRSATVPELIDGVWGEHPTPSAVGALRNHILHLRRVLEPDRPSGSPATVLVGFGGGYALRLTPGSVDVEHVEDLLLEVQAERLVDESGAAIETVRERLDAALRLWTGTPLAGLPGPYADRQRTQLIERRLALLEQRVELDLRLGRYAEVIAELSPLCAEHPMREQTRGLLMTALFHAGRQAEALAVYADTRRVLIERLGIEPGQQLAELHQRILRGDLPAPHREVVVAQAQAPQPRVVARVAQLPADVADFTGRSDAVHRITQWLANTDGNAVPVCAIGGMGGVGKSALAVHVAHQVRERFPDGQLHVDLHGFAPARSRTPGERFGTPAADTLGDFLRALGVPEGEIAPSLPERAAQFRSCLDDKRVLVVLDNARDVDQVRPLIPGTPGSAVLITSRSAMGELPAMLGVRLDVLSAREARSLLSGIVGEHRVSAEPEAVDSVLAACGGLPLAVRIVGARLAARPRWSIACLAERLVDEQQRIAALRTGDLAVEAAFRLSYDQLDAVQARAFRVLAVPDVAELSLDGAAAILGTDRELAEELCESLVDLNLLETSAPGRYTYHDLLRLFARDLQPDPSIKHPAFAPLLRLLDFYLATMRKVLVVCNPGTRLPEHLRSTAADGRAFGDAVAAQTWLNAERPNLVTLYAQAADVQGPALAVAADIAWATAELMDGGPNCQELSRSLNKLLDAALRVGDREVECRIRVALGVLCTDSLGAVRLGRDHHRIALSLDGESVTAARLTAFAATQLVTATRNGLDPMASLGHAERAIRLARRVGDGYIECEATLFLSKTLSDAGRFGEAEERAAYARTLARQLGNRGLEATATHEIGANRAFQGDLVTALQLCEEAVRLVRASGLVLREGFALARYAHVQMMAGQLVHAEQGADAAVRTLTRAIGPMHRARVLVMHGLILQALGRSEQAYCVLRTAAEAFASMTDGEMAHERLDAEIEGPVVELLREHLDQVIAERQRRSAERAEVTSPA